The genomic region TACTCTATATTTAGAGGCTTAAGATCTGTATTAGTAATCTTAGgaattaatatttagtttctTCTATATTAGGGTAGTTAGTTGAATAGTATATTTCTCCTTAATTAGGGAGATTAGCTGCCTTTTTTGTTCTTAGTTAAGCTCTTCAAATAGCTGTACatcaatatagaaaaattaattcagccttcttatatttttgttcACTGTTTTCAATCATATATCCCAATATAATCAATCTTAAAGCCATGGAGAATATGGTAAGTGGACTATAGAACATATAGTTTTTGTATCATCATGTCCATCCATTTAGAAGCTACCAACGGAATTGCCAAATTTCTATCTATTTTCCCTCCTATTGCTGATTCCTTTTAAATTTGCAACATCTTATAAGTCAATGTAATCATCATGAGAAAAGCGCAACATCAAAGTGTCAAAAAGTTTTGTGCAAATGGTTGTCCAATATATTGTACTTTGTATACATTGCATCTCAAACTTAAGAAGTCTGATGCGATGTAGAAAGGTCCAGAGTAAAACACCAACAAAATCATAAGCttcttttctgtattttttcttcttttctaccTGCAACTTCCAAGAGatcaaatattgaaatatgTGAGAAGTTCAAGCCTTCGCATACTAATTTCTCTCTTCTTATAGAAAGGAATACTTAATTGGTAAAATATCTGGCAATATTAGCTTGTTGTCCTATTGTAAGAAAACTTTCAAGAGATCAGAGAATGGAACACGTGAGAAGTGAAACCTTACCTTCACATGCTAATCTCTTCTTTACTTGTAGAAAGGGTGTACGatcttttaaattcttaaaatttctgTCAAGATATTAGCTTACTATCCAAAATTTGAAAgttcaatgtaagaaaattttCTCTCTAGAATGTTTATCCAGCACACTTTGCTTATACTTTTTTCTATCTCACTCTTCCCCATCGCACATATAAACTACATCATGTTGGAAGGATATTGATTGGTAGCTTAAATTTTCAAGATCACggcttttataattttctaacAAGGTGTTGAATCAAGGGTAAGTAATGACTGTATATAACACCAAGGTGGCATGAGGAATAAATGTAAATGATTGTAATATGTTTAACcatttaaatgaaaaacaatGAAACACTTAAtagaaaggaaaaggagaaaattaagaatctcataactttaaaaaaataaatagattaggaaaggaaaaagatcAAAGCTAATGTTGATTTAATACTAACCTTGTATGCCCAATAAAGGTATGAACTctcattatttatttcttttcccaAGCGAGCAATCACTTTAGATGGTGTCCATGAAACATTCTGTAAAACAGTAAAACCCCAAGGATGATGTGAGGGAGATGGGCTAATTTGCTTAATAAGgtgttataaaatattaaataaataatggcACAGGATGGGTTTTTATTCCATATGAATATTCCACATGTATGGAGGGAAAGGGGTGGGGAGCAATGAGGCTAACTCAAGAAAATGTGCATAGAGAAGGTAATCTCTCTCCCCAAAACTTCATGggaaacaaaaatatatgaaatggtCAAATTACAGCCATGGTTAATGCAATACATACAAACCTCTTCAAATTGTTCCTTCAACATTTGGTCAAAAATTGGAATGATCCAGTCCTCAAATTTGCAATAGTTGTCATTAGGAACCAACAAGTTACCAATGCGGTTTAAACCTTTTGAACGCAGTTGAGCTCCAGGCAGAGAAAAGTCACCTTTATATGTGGGTGCGAGGCATTTAATAAGATCTTCTTCTATGCCACCAGCAGTTGTAACTACTACATCAACCTGTACTCAtgttacaaaaaataattcctTATATCAAGTTGAGAATCATGGGAAGAATGTGGCAAGAATGTGATCAAAAGGTTTGGATTGCCTAGAATGATTACCCGAGTTATAACCATGTCTGATGTAAAATGTTTAAGTCAAACAGGATATCAATAAAATGATCACAAGTTTCATGGTTTCATGAATTAATTATACATGTCATACATATATAGCTTCTCTTGTCAAGAAGCATGCCTCAAGATAAGGATAAGTCAACTCCTTCAGAAGAATGACATGaaacatttttaatatgaataaaGAGGAGCAAactagaattttttattttttttcttaaaaaaagcATCTAGAAAACGATGCCAGAAGAtgaatatttcaaataaataaactaattatacTGCAATCCAAAAGCCCTTATATTAAGTATCACCTCTATTTAACCCACTATTTGCTCAAAATTCATCAAACTACTCACATCCAAACTTTTAATAACTCTTTCAGTTtgcatttgttttttttctttcttctcttctcaAATCCAGCATTTGAGAATaactcatcaaaatcaaatgagCCCAAATTTTCAAAAACTCTTATCTTTTGCTTGCAAATATTTACATTGTAAGTTTCCAATTCCCAGAGAAACTAAATATCTGTATCAACAATTGGATTCTTCTCAAGTAATTGAACCAGCAAACCcacataaacaataagaacAGTCTGCATCCTAAGTTTCTAAGTTAAAGCACATAGAAAGAAAGTCCATAATCATAttaaagagaaacaaaaaaaaaaagtttcttACCAAATGATGCTGAACAAGATACCGAACTGTATCTCTAACGCCAGAAGAAACAAGATTGGAGGTAAAACCCAAGAACACTTTGCATCTAACAGAGTCTCTATAAACTGGGTCCCTCTCCTCCTCACTGCAATCTTCTGTTATATCCTCATCAGCAAGCCTCCAGTCTAGCttcaatctcaaaattaaaaatattttcaaaaagcaCAAACATAAACCccactaaattaaataaattaaacacaaGAAGTAAAACAAACCATCTGATTAACAACACCAATGGCATCACCAAGGTTGGATGCTTGAAACCCAGTAGAGACCATGGATTTAAGAAGCTGGGAATAATTAACTCCTTGATTAAAATCATAACCTTCAATCTTAATGCATTTTCCTTCAAGAGATTCTGACTCTTTAAAGACCGTGGCGTGTACTGATGATGCTAATTGCTCCTCCATGAACAGAATCACCTGACAGCAAAAGAATCGAAGGCAGAAACCTCAGTTAAACTATCTCTAGCTATGAATGCAATATGTGTAATAAGCTTCAATTTAGACTTTTGTATTTTATACAATTAGTATTGTCAATGGCTGCTGTGTTACTTAAAATGCTTAAATACTCTCTAACTAGAATGAACATGACCTACATATAACTGATAAAACGTAAGGCACAAATTATATTTCAGCATGAAAGATTAGCCGATAATTCAAACTCATTAAAGAACACGAAAATTACCTGTGACCCAGTAAAGAACAAGCTTTAAGACAGCGAAATAGCGTAAGACCCAGTAAATTCTTtgacgaaaaaaaaaaaagaaagaaaagaattagatGATGAGAAGTATAAAGAGCGGTTTTTAGTAGAGAAGGTGaaattggaaaaaagaaaaattcaaaactgTGCAGAGAAACTCAAGTTTAGAGGGAAATACAAAAAGGAAGAGGTTTCTTTGGTTGCCTGGAGAAAGGAggaaattttggaaaaaagaaCCTTATATCTATTATATGGAGACTTCAATACGCCGGAGCACTCATGCGCCAgcagtttttttattttttaaattttgatcgAAACAGTGAAGAAGGGTAAAGCAAGTTGCAACAGGTCCCACATACTAAGATTCTAAGGAAGAATTTTCAgaattttataagtttttctgaaataaactattttcaaagaattaatgaatctttttcatattttttatttaaaaaacttattacagttatttatagatttttattattatttaattatttaaaatagaattacttattttacttttttttgtatttatttcaagCATTATTTCACATAATATCATCTAGAAATCCATAtacaaataatgaatttattattttatgatataaacactatttttttcaagataataattattcttaaaaaattattatattataatttattaataattaaacaatcaaaTTTATGCCGTATTTTACACTTTCTAGTGGTAACAATTATCAAAATGATCTTCACAtactcaaaataatttttcaaaaatcacTAGATTctctatttaaaattattta from Ricinus communis isolate WT05 ecotype wild-type chromosome 9, ASM1957865v1, whole genome shotgun sequence harbors:
- the LOC8271139 gene encoding deoxyhypusine synthase — encoded protein: MEEQLASSVHATVFKESESLEGKCIKIEGYDFNQGVNYSQLLKSMVSTGFQASNLGDAIGVVNQMLDWRLADEDITEDCSEEERDPVYRDSVRCKVFLGFTSNLVSSGVRDTVRYLVQHHLVDVVVTTAGGIEEDLIKCLAPTYKGDFSLPGAQLRSKGLNRIGNLLVPNDNYCKFEDWIIPIFDQMLKEQFEENVSWTPSKVIARLGKEINNESSYLYWAYKNNIPVFCPGLTDGSLGDMLYFHSFRSPGLIVDIVQDIRAMNGEAVHANPRKTGIIVLGGGLPKHHICNANMMRNGADYAVFINTAQEFDGSDSGARPDEAVSWGKIRGSAKTVKVHCDATIAFPLLVAETFASRRNGYVKTKA